From the Microbacterium thalassium genome, one window contains:
- a CDS encoding CCA tRNA nucleotidyltransferase, whose protein sequence is MLNMAEGVARLGALAESPVVSTLARAFADAGFDLAIVGGPVRDALLGRDVHDLDFTTDAQPDDILRVVKPIASAHWDIGRAFGTIGAKVAGETVEITTYRADSYDGVTRKPTVEFGDTLEGDLVRRDFTVNAMALRVPGKALVDPTGGVEDLLAGRLRTPTDPHVSFGDDPLRMLRAARFTSQLGFEIDEATFAAMIELRRTLDIVSPERIQGELVRMLQTAAPVRGIRILVETGLAEEFLPEVPALRLEVDEHHHHKDVYEHSLTVLNQAIELEHSRHPGEAPDVPLRLAALLHDIGKPATRRLEPGGGVTFHHHDIKGARMARKRLNALRFDADTTKVVARLIELHLRFFGYAEGAWTDSAVRRYVRDAGDELERLHILTRADVTTRNKRKANRLRKAYDDIEARIAELDAQEQLDAMRPELDGNRIQEVLGIAPGREVGEAYRFLLDIRLDEGIVGADEAERRLREWWAARA, encoded by the coding sequence ATGCTCAACATGGCCGAGGGCGTCGCGCGCCTCGGCGCGCTCGCCGAGTCTCCCGTCGTCTCGACCCTCGCACGCGCCTTCGCCGACGCCGGTTTCGACCTCGCGATCGTGGGCGGTCCGGTCCGCGACGCTCTGCTGGGTCGCGACGTGCACGACCTCGACTTCACCACGGACGCCCAGCCCGATGACATCCTGCGGGTCGTGAAGCCGATCGCCTCGGCGCACTGGGACATCGGCCGCGCGTTCGGCACGATCGGCGCCAAGGTGGCCGGCGAGACGGTGGAGATCACGACGTACCGGGCCGACAGCTACGACGGGGTCACCCGCAAGCCCACCGTCGAGTTCGGCGACACGCTCGAGGGCGACCTCGTGCGCCGCGACTTCACCGTCAACGCCATGGCGCTGCGCGTGCCCGGCAAGGCGCTGGTGGATCCGACCGGCGGCGTGGAGGACCTGCTCGCCGGGCGCCTGCGGACGCCGACCGACCCCCACGTGAGCTTCGGCGACGATCCGCTGCGGATGCTGCGCGCCGCCCGCTTCACATCGCAGCTGGGCTTCGAAATCGACGAGGCCACGTTCGCGGCGATGATCGAGCTGCGCAGGACGCTCGACATCGTGAGCCCCGAGCGGATCCAGGGCGAGCTGGTGAGGATGCTGCAGACCGCCGCCCCGGTGCGCGGCATCCGCATCCTCGTCGAGACGGGCCTCGCCGAGGAGTTCCTCCCCGAGGTTCCCGCGCTCCGGCTCGAAGTCGACGAGCACCACCACCACAAGGACGTCTACGAGCACTCGCTCACGGTCCTGAACCAGGCCATCGAACTGGAGCACTCGCGGCATCCGGGCGAGGCGCCCGACGTTCCGCTTCGGCTCGCGGCGCTGCTGCACGACATCGGCAAGCCCGCGACGCGACGGCTCGAGCCCGGCGGCGGCGTGACCTTCCACCACCACGACATCAAGGGCGCCCGCATGGCGCGCAAGCGCCTGAACGCGCTGCGGTTCGACGCCGACACGACCAAGGTCGTCGCGCGACTGATCGAACTGCACCTGCGCTTCTTCGGCTACGCCGAGGGCGCGTGGACGGATTCGGCGGTGCGGCGGTACGTGCGAGACGCCGGCGACGAACTCGAGCGCCTGCACATCCTGACCCGCGCCGACGTCACCACGCGCAACAAGCGCAAGGCGAACCGGCTGCGCAAGGCGTACGACGACATCGAAGCGCGCATCGCCGAGCTCGACGCCCAGGAGCAGCTCGACGCCATGCGTCCCGAGCTCGACGGCAACCGCATCCAGGAGGTCCTCGGTATCGCTCCCGGCCGCGAGGTGGGCGAGGCCTACCGGTTCCTCCTCGACATCCGCCTCGACGAAGGCATCGTCGGAGCGGACGAGGCCGAGCGACGCCTGAGGGAGTGGTGGGCCGCCCGCGCCTGA
- a CDS encoding aspartate aminotransferase family protein: MSTPTTTRIDRARIAELTAREAARLDARTGASGEMYKRASAHLAGGVASSYQLRDPWPIYISRGSGPKVWDVDGNEMWDFHNGFGSMVQGHAHPAIGAAIAERYPMGTHFGCPTEDDVFVADELARRFGLPKWRYTNSGSEATMDAIRIARALTGRDTVMKIFGSYHGHHDTVMVSIGVEYDKIGDRENLASLAYGAGIPQSVVDMTVAVPFNDAGAMERRIERLAAEGRKPACVIMEAAMMNLGVVLPEPGYLEAVREITRKHGIVLIFDEVKTGLAIAAGGATEKFGVTPDMVTMAKVLGGGLPSGAIGGTEEVMSVVEDGSVYQVGTYNGNPLSMVAARASLEQVLTPEAYAHLGHLNDRIVSGCQDVVDRYELPGYALGIGSKGCVTFSTTKVVDYESFKENQDADLANLAWLFNLNRGIFMTPGREEEWTLSVTHTDEAIDAYVAVFEELASELTK, from the coding sequence ATGAGCACCCCTACGACAACACGCATCGATCGCGCTCGCATCGCCGAGCTGACCGCCCGCGAGGCCGCCCGCCTCGACGCCCGCACCGGGGCATCCGGTGAGATGTACAAGCGCGCCAGCGCGCACCTCGCCGGCGGTGTCGCGTCCAGCTACCAGCTGCGCGACCCGTGGCCGATCTACATCTCGCGCGGCTCGGGCCCCAAGGTCTGGGACGTCGACGGCAACGAGATGTGGGATTTCCACAACGGCTTCGGCTCGATGGTCCAGGGCCACGCGCACCCGGCCATCGGCGCCGCGATCGCCGAGCGCTACCCGATGGGCACGCACTTCGGGTGCCCGACCGAGGACGACGTCTTCGTCGCCGATGAGCTCGCCCGCCGCTTCGGCCTGCCCAAGTGGCGCTACACCAACTCGGGGTCCGAGGCGACGATGGACGCCATCCGCATCGCCCGCGCCCTCACCGGCCGCGACACCGTCATGAAGATCTTCGGCTCGTACCACGGCCACCACGACACCGTCATGGTGTCGATCGGCGTCGAGTACGACAAGATCGGCGACCGCGAGAACCTCGCGTCGCTCGCCTACGGCGCCGGCATCCCGCAGTCGGTCGTCGACATGACTGTCGCGGTGCCCTTCAACGACGCCGGCGCCATGGAGCGCCGCATCGAGCGCCTCGCCGCCGAGGGCCGCAAGCCCGCGTGCGTCATCATGGAGGCCGCCATGATGAACCTGGGCGTCGTCCTGCCCGAGCCCGGCTATCTCGAGGCCGTCCGCGAGATCACCCGCAAGCACGGCATCGTGCTCATCTTCGACGAGGTCAAGACGGGCCTCGCGATCGCCGCGGGCGGCGCGACCGAGAAGTTCGGCGTCACGCCCGACATGGTCACCATGGCCAAGGTGCTCGGCGGCGGCCTGCCCTCGGGCGCCATCGGCGGCACCGAAGAGGTCATGTCGGTCGTCGAGGACGGCTCGGTCTACCAGGTCGGCACCTACAACGGGAACCCGCTGTCGATGGTCGCCGCGCGGGCTTCGCTCGAGCAGGTGCTCACGCCCGAGGCGTACGCACACCTCGGCCACCTGAACGACCGCATCGTGAGCGGCTGCCAGGACGTCGTCGACCGCTACGAGCTGCCCGGCTACGCGCTCGGCATCGGCTCGAAGGGCTGCGTGACGTTCTCGACCACCAAGGTCGTCGACTACGAGTCGTTCAAGGAGAACCAGGATGCCGACCTCGCGAACCTCGCGTGGCTGTTCAACCTCAACCGCGGCATCTTCATGACGCCCGGTCGCGAGGAGGAGTGGACGCTGTCGGTCACCCACACCGACGAGGCGATCGACGCCTACGTCGCGGTGTTCGAGGAGCTGGCTTCGGAGCTCACGAAGTAG
- a CDS encoding lipoxygenase family protein has product MVKMWTARRWMWNRLATLKFAGAKVVDIPVPGGDEAVVRGVPLSTRFPRIGINEILVADRIPTDEHDLRAQRFYSVMERLFRIFGPNAPGLPSVDADRGAALDRAYTEAHRALFPAPEFPDEFRDPDLGLLATTSPYAHYVTATGPDTYEWDLRSLAEYDVHPGLVRLGVHVSFVQDGDRLRAVEIDSALGTVTPEDADWDRSVGLALCAATTHTSLVRHYNWVHLVPGAAFSIATRSALPAAHPLKRLLWPHVFRTQFSNWVTTVGQLSAGGDFEEIFSFTRESLLRLFNDTCRDFDAIVVDPQRDAEKRGIVGRGLDVPVLDNSLAHHDVMRAHAERYLRAYYPDDAALAADVDVQRWYAELDRLIPGGAGVLGDARTVESASRLIGSLIHLVAYQHEAYGTLLWNYQLWTQVEPIRVRTDGAPEPVDVYQRMVNADFGLNIRRSPMMQDFSYLALDGRGRAAFRAFLSDLLALQTRMEAEPQALYKVYPEMLEANMNG; this is encoded by the coding sequence ATGGTGAAGATGTGGACAGCACGACGGTGGATGTGGAATCGACTGGCGACCCTCAAGTTCGCCGGAGCGAAGGTCGTCGACATCCCGGTTCCGGGTGGCGATGAGGCCGTCGTTCGCGGGGTCCCGCTGTCGACCCGGTTCCCGCGGATCGGGATCAACGAGATCCTCGTGGCCGACCGCATCCCCACAGACGAGCACGACCTGCGGGCGCAGCGCTTCTACAGCGTGATGGAGCGACTGTTCCGCATCTTCGGACCGAATGCCCCGGGTCTCCCGTCGGTCGATGCCGACCGCGGTGCCGCCCTCGACCGCGCGTACACCGAGGCGCACCGCGCGCTGTTCCCGGCGCCGGAGTTCCCCGACGAGTTCCGCGATCCCGACCTCGGTCTGCTGGCGACCACCAGCCCCTACGCCCACTACGTCACCGCGACGGGGCCCGACACGTACGAATGGGATCTGCGCTCGCTCGCCGAGTACGACGTGCACCCGGGTCTCGTGCGCCTCGGCGTGCACGTGAGCTTCGTGCAGGACGGCGACCGACTGCGCGCCGTCGAGATCGACAGTGCGCTCGGCACCGTCACACCCGAGGACGCCGACTGGGACCGCTCGGTGGGGCTCGCGCTGTGCGCCGCGACGACGCACACCTCGCTCGTGCGCCACTACAACTGGGTGCACCTCGTGCCGGGGGCGGCCTTCTCGATCGCCACGCGCAGCGCGCTGCCGGCAGCGCATCCGCTCAAGCGGCTGCTGTGGCCGCATGTCTTCCGCACGCAGTTCAGCAACTGGGTCACCACCGTCGGCCAGCTCAGCGCGGGCGGCGACTTCGAGGAGATCTTCAGCTTCACGCGCGAATCGCTGCTGCGGCTGTTCAACGACACCTGCCGGGACTTCGACGCGATCGTCGTCGATCCGCAGCGGGACGCCGAGAAGCGCGGCATCGTCGGACGCGGCCTCGACGTGCCCGTCCTCGACAACTCGCTCGCCCACCACGACGTCATGCGCGCGCACGCCGAGCGCTACCTGCGCGCCTACTACCCCGACGACGCGGCGCTCGCCGCCGACGTCGACGTGCAGCGCTGGTACGCCGAGCTCGACCGCCTGATCCCGGGCGGGGCGGGCGTTCTCGGTGACGCGAGGACGGTGGAGTCCGCATCCCGTCTCATCGGCTCGCTCATCCACCTCGTCGCCTACCAGCACGAGGCCTACGGCACCCTGCTGTGGAACTACCAGCTGTGGACCCAGGTGGAGCCGATCCGGGTCCGGACCGACGGCGCCCCCGAGCCGGTGGACGTCTACCAGCGGATGGTCAACGCCGACTTCGGGCTCAACATCCGGCGCTCGCCGATGATGCAGGACTTCTCGTATCTCGCGCTCGACGGGAGGGGCCGCGCGGCCTTCCGCGCCTTCCTGTCCGACCTGCTCGCGCTGCAGACACGGATGGAAGCCGAGCCGCAGGCGCTGTACAAGGTGTACCCCGAGATGCTCGAAGCCAACATGAACGGGTGA